One stretch of Acropora muricata isolate sample 2 chromosome 12, ASM3666990v1, whole genome shotgun sequence DNA includes these proteins:
- the LOC136893659 gene encoding uncharacterized protein: MPPRRKSRRTAGPADDTVDVQFVPDPVEISPQAAVEASTSFGAGSEGLSDAMVSSIVAAVKTAIQSTNAAQNSSSPTNLVAAAVQHNVSSITNTPVETVESSDTPITAPNVVVDMQQPLVNLPQTFPNQPEIELSQLHHIINSPPVTPVKVSTLSPLLQQYDPRLTQFLIDGFSFGFRVGFVGNSRLRLASNLRSAKEHPNILAAKLEKELCAGRIVGPFSRPPFDNFISSPLGVVPKKTPGEFRLIHHLSYPDGSSVNDFIPDHFSSVQYASIGDAIALIKSLGRACYMAKTDIKSAFRIIPIHPDDYHLLGMTWNNSYFFDRCLPMGCSSSCAIFEAFSTALEWLANHYLCASGVLHILDDFLFIATSQGKCDSDLNNFLSLCDRLGVPIAHEKTEGPSTTLQFAGITLDTINIEARLPDEKLQKCNAQLLAMHKRRKTTLKELQSLIGLLNFTCSVVLPGRAFLRRLIDLTKGVSLPHHRIRITEACRRDLQVWLHFLRDFNGRTFFLDEPWQVSPPLKLYTDAAGSKGYGALFGRRWFYGEWPANWKSLNIAFLELFPITISLRVWGCQMSNQCVSLFTDNAALVDIINRQTSKHPMIMILVRDLVLTSLRHNILFRAYHVPGVDNTRADLISRLQIVEFRKAFPDADPEPTHVPETLLPQKWSIR; the protein is encoded by the exons ATGCCGCCACGAAGGAAATCGCGACGAACAGCAGGACCGGCAGATGATACTGTCGACGTCCAATTTGTTCCTGACCCGGTCGAAATTTCACCTCAAGCGGCCGTTGAGGCGTCTACATCATTTGGTGCGGGATCAGAGGGCCTTTCCGACGCAATGGTTTCTTCTATTGTGGCGGCTGTGAAAACGGCGATACAATCAACCAACGCGGCCCAGAATTCTTCCAGTCCCACCAACCTGGTCGCCGCCGCAGTGCAACATAACGTGTCATCTATCACCAATACTCCAGTGGAGACCGTTGAGTCGTCAG ATACGCCCATAACTGCTCCAAATGTGGTGGTAGACATGCAGCAACCTCTTGTCAATCTGCCCCAAACATTCCCAAATCAGCCGGAGATAGAGCTTTCGCAGCTCCATCACATAATAAACAGCCCGCCAGTAACGCCGGTAAAAGTATCCACCCTTAGCCCCCTTTTACAACAATATGACCCTCGTCTTACGCAATTTTTGATTGATGGTTTTTCGTTTGGATTTCGCGTTGGGTTTGTCGGTAATAGCCGATTACGTCTTGCTTCAAATTTGCGCAGTGCGAAGGAACATCCTAACATTTTAGCTGCTAAACTTGAGAAGGAATTGTGCGCTGGGAGAATTGTAGGTCCATTTTCTCGTCCACCTTTTGATAATTTTATCTCTTCACCTTTGGGCGTAGTTCCAAAGAAAACCCCAGGAGAATTTCGTCTTATACACCATTTGTCATACCCCGATGGGTCGTCGGTGAATGATTTTATTCCAGACCACTTTTCCTCGGTTCAATATGCTTCAATAGGTGACGCTATCGCACTCATTAAGTCGTTAGGTCGGGCTTGCTACATGGCCAAGACCGATATCAAATCAGCTTTCCGCATCATTCCGATTCACCCTGACGATTACCATTTGCTGGGTATGACATGGAATAATTCGTACTTTTTTGACCGGTGTCTGCCCATGGGCTGTTCTTCGTCTTGCGCTATATTTGAAGCTTTTAGCACCGCGCTCGAGTGGCTTGCTAATCATTATCTTTGTGCTTCCGGTGTTTTGCATATTTTGGATGATTTCTTGTTTATTGCTACCTCTCAAGGGAAATGTGACTCCGATTTAAACAACTTTTTGAGCCTATGTGATCGTTTAGGGGtacctatagcccatgaaaagaCGGAAGGTCCCTCCACCACTTTACAGTTTGCTGGCATAACACTCGATACGATTAATATCGAAGCGCGTCTCCCGGACGAGAAGCTTCAGAAATGCAATGCTCAGTTATTGGCCATGCACAAACGCCGTAAAACTACCCTGAAAGAACTTCAATCTTTGATCGGATTATTGAATTTCACTTGTTCAGTTGTTCTCCCTGGTCGGGCCTTTCTTCGGAGGCTTATAGATCTCACAAAGGGTGTTAGTCTCCCTCACCATCGTATACGGATTACAGAAGCCTGTCGTCGTGATTTACAAGTATGGCTTCACTTTTTGAGAGATTTTAACGGCCGTACATTTTTTCTGGACGAGCCGTGGCAGGTTTCCCCGCCTCTCAAACTTTACACCGACGCTGCGGGCTCAAAGGGCTATGGTGCACTTTTTGGGAGGCGTTGGTTTTACGGAGAATGGCCTGCCAATTGGAAATCATTGAACATTGCATTTTTGGAGCTCTTTCCGATTACTATCTCGCTCCGCGTGTGGGGATGTCAAATGAGCAACCAATGTGTCTCTCTGTTTACGGATAATGCGGCTTTGGTTGACATTATCAATAGGCAGACTTCAAAACACCCCATGATCATGATCTTAGTACGTGACCTTGTCCTAACCTCACTACGTCATAATATTTTGTTTCGGGCTTATCATGTACCCGGTGTTGACAATACCCGGGCGGACTTAATTTCTCGTTTACAGATTGTAGAGTTCAGGAAAGCCTTCCCAGACGCCGACCCAGAGCCAACCCATGTTCCCGAGACCCTTCTCCCGCAGAAGTGGTCGATACGTTAA